A portion of the Calothrix sp. 336/3 genome contains these proteins:
- a CDS encoding N-acetylmannosamine-6-phosphate 2-epimerase, producing the protein MINFTKGLIVSCQAPVDSPLHHPMVIAAMAEAAVNQGAVGVRIDTPAHISAVRERVKVPIIGLWKQVIPGSDVYITPQYHHAVAVAEAGADIIAIDSTLRSRPGDETFGEIIARIHGDLGKLVMADVDTMEAAIAAAEAGADMIGTTLFGYTGETKHLTPPGWDLLSQMVANLQVPSICEGGVATPEMARKALDLGAAAVVVGTAITGIDLLVQGYQRAIGF; encoded by the coding sequence ATGATTAACTTTACCAAAGGATTAATAGTTTCCTGCCAAGCTCCCGTGGATTCTCCCTTACATCATCCCATGGTGATTGCAGCTATGGCAGAAGCGGCGGTGAATCAAGGAGCAGTAGGAGTGAGAATTGATACTCCAGCCCACATCAGTGCCGTCAGGGAACGGGTAAAAGTACCAATTATTGGACTATGGAAACAAGTTATCCCCGGAAGCGATGTATATATTACACCTCAGTATCACCACGCAGTGGCAGTGGCAGAAGCCGGAGCGGATATTATTGCCATTGATAGCACCTTGCGATCGCGCCCCGGTGATGAGACATTTGGGGAGATAATTGCCCGCATCCATGGAGATTTAGGTAAGTTGGTAATGGCAGATGTGGATACCATGGAAGCCGCGATCGCAGCCGCCGAGGCAGGGGCTGATATGATTGGTACTACCCTCTTTGGTTATACGGGGGAAACCAAGCACCTCACGCCCCCAGGGTGGGATTTACTGAGTCAAATGGTCGCTAATTTACAGGTTCCTAGTATCTGTGAAGGGGGAGTTGCTACTCCGGAAATGGCGAGAAAAGCTTTAGATTTAGGTGCAGCAGCAGTTGTTGTGGGTACGGCAATTACTGGTATTGATTTATTAGTGCAGGGTTATCAAAGGGCGATAGGTTTTTAG
- a CDS encoding alkaline phosphatase codes for MTLNRRQFLINSAVTAGGIITTDILSQSGVFAQAPGIITAEKMRPGIPYGVACGDISNNRIVIWSRSDRPARLVVEYSPFENFRRARRVFGSYALEANDYTARVNLEGLPAGQQIFYRVSFQDLGYTRVYSNTVKGTFRTPSPFPKDIFFAWSGDTAGQGWGINPDFGGMKIYETMRKLKPDFFIHSGDNIYADNPIQSEVKLDDGSIWKNITIPEKSKVAETLAEFRGNYKYNLMDENIKRFNAEVPLLVQWDDHEVTNNWYPSEVLLSDNRYTVKEVDILAKRARQAFLEYMPIRFQKNDLEKTKIYRSFQYSPLLDIFMLDERTYRGINSPNNQPVQSEETKFLGSKQIQWIKNQLLQSNATWKVIASDMPLGLVVADGSTDFEAWANGDGIALGRELELADLLKFIKQNDIKNVVWLTADVHYAAAHYYDPNKAQFQDFKPFWEFVAGPLNSGTFGPNKLDNTFGPQVKFISIPEGMKANRPPSDGLQFFGTVKIDAATSVMTVALYNQEGKVLYSIDLPPEV; via the coding sequence ATGACACTTAACCGTCGTCAGTTTTTAATTAATTCTGCTGTCACTGCTGGTGGAATTATTACCACAGATATACTCTCTCAATCAGGGGTATTTGCCCAAGCTCCTGGGATTATCACTGCGGAAAAAATGCGTCCAGGTATACCCTATGGTGTAGCCTGTGGAGATATTAGCAACAATCGGATTGTGATTTGGAGTCGTAGCGATCGCCCTGCTCGCTTAGTAGTAGAATACTCACCCTTTGAGAATTTTCGCCGCGCACGTCGTGTATTTGGTTCCTATGCTTTGGAAGCAAACGACTATACTGCCAGGGTGAACCTAGAAGGATTACCCGCAGGTCAACAGATATTCTACCGCGTCAGCTTCCAAGATTTAGGCTACACAAGAGTTTACAGCAACACAGTCAAAGGTACTTTCCGCACACCATCTCCATTCCCTAAAGATATCTTCTTTGCCTGGTCTGGGGATACTGCTGGACAGGGTTGGGGTATTAATCCTGACTTTGGGGGCATGAAAATCTACGAAACCATGCGGAAATTAAAGCCCGACTTTTTCATCCATTCTGGCGATAACATCTATGCTGATAATCCCATTCAGTCCGAAGTTAAACTAGATGATGGCAGTATTTGGAAAAATATTACCATTCCGGAAAAGTCAAAAGTTGCGGAAACCCTGGCAGAATTCCGAGGTAACTACAAATACAACTTGATGGATGAAAACATCAAAAGATTTAACGCAGAGGTTCCCCTATTGGTGCAGTGGGATGATCATGAAGTCACCAACAATTGGTATCCCTCTGAAGTACTTCTGAGCGATAACCGTTATACAGTCAAAGAGGTAGATATTTTAGCCAAGCGTGCTAGACAGGCATTTTTAGAATATATGCCAATTCGCTTCCAAAAAAATGACCTAGAGAAAACAAAAATCTACCGCTCCTTCCAATACAGCCCCCTATTAGATATTTTCATGTTAGATGAACGTACCTATCGGGGAATCAATTCACCCAACAATCAACCTGTACAAAGTGAAGAAACCAAATTTTTAGGCAGCAAGCAAATCCAGTGGATTAAAAATCAATTATTGCAATCCAATGCAACCTGGAAAGTTATTGCTAGCGACATGCCTTTAGGTTTGGTTGTTGCTGATGGTAGCACCGATTTTGAGGCTTGGGCAAATGGTGATGGAATAGCTTTAGGTCGAGAATTAGAACTAGCTGATTTACTCAAATTTATCAAACAAAATGACATCAAGAATGTGGTTTGGTTAACTGCTGATGTACATTACGCGGCTGCCCATTATTATGACCCCAACAAAGCCCAGTTTCAAGACTTCAAACCCTTCTGGGAATTTGTTGCTGGACCCCTAAATTCTGGTACCTTTGGACCCAATAAGTTAGATAATACCTTCGGTCCCCAGGTAAAATTTATCAGTATTCCAGAGGGAATGAAAGCCAATCGTCCTCCCAGTGATGGTTTACAATTTTTCGGAACAGTCAAAATTGATGCTGCCACTTCAGTGATGACAGTTGCTCTGTATAACCAGGAAGGGAAGGTACTTTATAGCATTGATTTGCCACCAGAAGTGTAA
- a CDS encoding bifunctional UDP-sugar hydrolase/5'-nucleotidase has product MKLTCKGYSVFLPVLAAVTFTTPAWAEIVNINLLHLNDIYEITPVEGGTRGGLARVATLRQELYKTNPRTYTMFAGDAFSPSALGTAKINGIPLAGQQMVAVMNALGMNYGTFGNHEFDLPENFFYQRLQESRFRWISSNVSDSTGKPFKNVPRSLVFNVKGDRGSVVKVGLIGVTLDSNRPKYVSYTDPIATAKQQVQALKGKVDIIVALTHLAMEDDRKLAETVPEIDIILGGHEHENIQQWRGRDFTPIFKADANARTVYVHQLSYDTIKKSLAINSRLVPITDKIPDEPKTAKIIKQWLERGYQAFRTNGFEPNQEIGKLPFALDGLESSVRNQSTQLTQLIAEAMLQEVPDADLAIFNGGSIRIDDVIPPGVITQYDVIRMLPFGGKVVVIEISGALLQRVLNQGLANKGSGGYLQTAKVTQEANSRNWLIRGKSLDSQRTYKIAINDFLISGKEKGLDFLNLQQPGIKLISEKRDIRFVMIDQLKRQATPN; this is encoded by the coding sequence ATGAAACTTACTTGTAAGGGATATAGTGTATTTTTACCAGTGTTGGCAGCAGTAACCTTTACTACCCCAGCCTGGGCAGAAATCGTGAATATTAACCTGCTGCACCTGAACGATATTTACGAAATTACGCCTGTAGAAGGGGGGACTCGCGGTGGTTTAGCTCGTGTGGCAACCCTACGACAGGAACTGTACAAGACTAATCCCCGCACCTATACTATGTTCGCGGGAGATGCTTTTAGCCCTTCAGCCTTGGGAACTGCCAAAATTAATGGTATACCCCTAGCAGGTCAGCAAATGGTTGCTGTGATGAATGCTTTGGGAATGAATTATGGGACTTTTGGTAATCACGAATTTGACTTACCGGAAAACTTTTTTTATCAAAGATTACAAGAATCTCGGTTTCGCTGGATTTCTAGTAATGTATCTGATAGCACAGGAAAACCATTTAAAAATGTTCCCCGCTCCCTAGTATTTAATGTTAAAGGCGATCGCGGCTCTGTGGTAAAAGTGGGATTAATTGGTGTCACCCTTGATAGTAATCGACCGAAGTATGTCAGTTACACCGATCCGATTGCCACAGCGAAACAGCAGGTGCAAGCACTCAAGGGAAAAGTTGATATTATAGTCGCTCTGACCCATTTAGCAATGGAAGATGACCGCAAACTCGCGGAAACCGTACCCGAAATTGATATAATTTTGGGTGGTCATGAACATGAAAATATTCAACAGTGGCGAGGTCGAGATTTTACGCCAATTTTTAAAGCCGATGCCAATGCACGTACAGTTTATGTTCACCAATTGAGTTACGATACTATCAAAAAAAGCCTCGCTATTAACTCCCGACTAGTACCAATTACTGATAAGATTCCCGATGAGCCAAAAACTGCCAAGATAATCAAGCAATGGCTGGAACGAGGGTATCAAGCATTTCGCACTAACGGATTTGAACCCAATCAGGAAATAGGAAAACTACCATTTGCCTTAGATGGTTTAGAATCGAGTGTCCGCAACCAATCTACTCAACTCACACAATTAATTGCGGAAGCGATGTTACAAGAAGTACCTGATGCAGACTTAGCTATATTTAATGGTGGTTCAATTCGCATTGATGATGTGATTCCACCAGGAGTTATTACTCAGTATGATGTGATTCGGATGCTACCTTTTGGTGGTAAAGTTGTCGTGATTGAAATTAGTGGCGCGCTTTTACAGAGAGTATTAAATCAAGGATTAGCCAATAAAGGTAGTGGTGGCTATTTGCAAACAGCAAAAGTTACTCAGGAGGCAAATTCTAGAAATTGGTTGATTCGAGGTAAATCCCTTGATTCTCAACGCACTTACAAAATCGCAATTAATGACTTCTTGATTAGCGGTAAAGAAAAAGGATTAGATTTTTTAAATCTTCAACAACCAGGGATTAAACTGATTAGCGAAAAACGGGATATTCGTTTTGTGATGATTGACCAGTTGAAGCGTCAAGCAACTCCTAATTAA
- a CDS encoding thermonuclease family protein, translating into MNIAGCNLLFSPGGEVVKRVSDGDTLTVKDEQGKDLTVRFACIDAPEVPHSRKERESKRTSDRNQFAWGEKAQQKLESLVKQGGDRVKLTITDSDRYGRKVAEVRTSNGTFAQEVLVREGLALVYRPYLNKCPSRDIIEAAETEAQQKKRGVWGDSKFTKPWEYRSLNKKSG; encoded by the coding sequence ATGAATATTGCCGGGTGTAACCTGTTATTTTCCCCTGGTGGTGAGGTTGTTAAACGTGTTAGTGATGGTGATACTCTGACGGTGAAAGATGAGCAGGGTAAGGATTTGACGGTGCGGTTTGCCTGTATTGATGCACCAGAAGTTCCCCATTCGCGTAAGGAAAGGGAGAGTAAACGCACTAGCGATCGCAATCAATTTGCTTGGGGTGAGAAAGCACAACAGAAATTGGAAAGTCTAGTAAAACAAGGTGGCGATCGCGTCAAACTTACCATCACAGATAGCGATCGCTATGGGCGCAAAGTTGCAGAAGTGCGGACATCTAATGGTACATTTGCCCAAGAAGTCCTAGTCAGAGAAGGTTTAGCTCTGGTATATCGTCCATACCTGAATAAATGTCCGAGTCGGGATATCATTGAAGCGGCAGAAACAGAAGCGCAACAAAAAAAACGTGGTGTGTGGGGCGACTCGAAGTTTACTAAACCTTGGGAATATCGCAGTTTGAATAAAAAGTCAGGTTAG
- a CDS encoding RNA polymerase sigma factor SigF yields the protein MAVSQSSMRSDGMELLQLYHQNPSIKLRNQLVQLHTGLVRKMAHKFSHQCNEPYEDLEQIGYFGLIRAIERFDPSQGYAFSSFAVPYIRGEMLHFLRDRSTLLKIPRRWQELYNEGQKVRKELAESLGRPPKDSEIAKELKVSVQEWQETKLAAQNRMPLSLDATVVNHVDCQVTLGEALPCPRSTSQQHQDEERQQLQGAINLLEEKPRMAVEMVFLKELSRKDAAKNIGTSPMTVTRYLQKGINDLMSILQHQAVTTA from the coding sequence ATGGCAGTAAGTCAGTCCTCTATGCGGTCTGATGGTATGGAACTATTGCAGTTATATCATCAGAATCCCTCGATTAAACTCCGTAATCAACTAGTACAATTACATACCGGTTTAGTACGAAAGATGGCTCATAAGTTTAGCCACCAATGTAATGAGCCCTACGAAGACTTAGAACAAATTGGTTACTTTGGTCTAATTCGAGCCATTGAACGCTTCGACCCCAGCCAGGGCTATGCTTTTAGCTCCTTTGCTGTTCCCTATATTCGCGGTGAAATGCTGCACTTTTTGCGCGATCGCAGTACCCTGTTAAAGATTCCCCGTCGTTGGCAAGAACTCTATAACGAAGGGCAAAAAGTCCGCAAAGAATTAGCCGAATCCCTTGGTCGTCCCCCCAAGGACTCAGAAATTGCTAAGGAACTCAAAGTCTCTGTTCAAGAATGGCAAGAAACTAAATTAGCAGCCCAAAACCGGATGCCCTTGAGCTTAGATGCTACCGTAGTCAATCATGTTGACTGTCAAGTAACTCTGGGCGAAGCTTTACCCTGTCCTCGTTCTACTTCCCAGCAACATCAAGACGAAGAACGGCAACAATTGCAAGGGGCAATTAATTTGTTAGAAGAAAAACCCCGCATGGCAGTGGAAATGGTATTCCTCAAAGAACTGTCTCGCAAGGATGCAGCGAAAAATATCGGCACCAGTCCCATGACTGTCACTCGCTATCTGCAAAAAGGTATTAACGACTTGATGTCTATCCTCCAACATCAAGCTGTAACTACAGCCTAG